A single window of Gopherus evgoodei ecotype Sinaloan lineage unplaced genomic scaffold, rGopEvg1_v1.p scaffold_87_arrow_ctg1, whole genome shotgun sequence DNA harbors:
- the LOC115644080 gene encoding uncharacterized protein LOC115644080 isoform X2: protein MGSNNMDENFFLDIPDAALEALNFEQDGSQNHPIGFPEITDEDLSSVIPQEEMLKGRALKGAKKFPSEAAAVGSKATS from the exons ATGGGGAGCAACAACATG gacGAGAACTTTTTTCTTGACATTCCAGATGCCGCGCTAGAAGCTTTAAATTTTG aacaagATGGAAGTCAAAACCACCCAATAGGTTTTCCTGAAATTACAGACGAAG ACTTATCAAGCGTTATTCCTCAAGAAGAAATGTTGAAGGGAAGAGCGCTTAAAGGGGCCAAGAAATTTCCCTCTGAGGCAGCTGCAGTTGGAAGCAAGG CCACCAGTTAG
- the LOC115644080 gene encoding uncharacterized protein LOC115644080 isoform X1, with amino-acid sequence MGSNNMDENFFLDIPDAALEALNFEQDGSQNHPIGFPEITDEDLSSVIPQEEMLKGRALKGAKKFPSEAAAVGSKGIKHTDFEQPCTSKSLIAQSPQPLKRGKKFPSEAAAVGSKGIKHTDFEQPCTSKSLIEQNQPALKKAKKSTSKTASVFRAGGKGLRPPAFEPPKATSTTFKNHGKRGEGGKAPRFQQTYASPTQSALKINNSVEGTMSRGGFEQGEEVNPQALGTRKSLATNNNLPVGLAASVAACNELFSVCSSLKRLIDKKFSKLILEVFQKQNFPEERVVLDQKIADTRALIEKVESALKGEGRG; translated from the exons ATGGGGAGCAACAACATG gacGAGAACTTTTTTCTTGACATTCCAGATGCCGCGCTAGAAGCTTTAAATTTTG aacaagATGGAAGTCAAAACCACCCAATAGGTTTTCCTGAAATTACAGACGAAG ACTTATCAAGCGTTATTCCTCAAGAAGAAATGTTGAAGGGAAGAGCGCTTAAAGGGGCCAAGAAATTTCCCTCTGAGGCAGCTGCAGTTGGAAGCAAGGGTATTAAGCACACCGATTTTGAACAGCCCTGCACGTCCAAATCCCTTATTGCCCAAAGCCCGCAACCTTTAAAGAGGGGCAAAAAATTTCCCTCTGAGGCAGCTGCAGTCGGAAGCAAGGGTATTAAGCACACCGATTTTGAACAGCCCTGTACGTCTAAATCccttattgaacaaaaccagccggCATTAAAAAAGGCCAAAAAGTCTACCTCTAAAACAGCATCCGTTTtcagggcgggggggaaggggctcaGACCCCCCGCTTTTGAACCGCCCAAAGCTACCTCTACAACTTTCAAAAACCATGGTAAGCGAGGCGAAGGCGGTAAAGCCCCTCGTTTTCAACAGACCTATGCCTCCCCGACCCaatcagctttaaaaataaacaactctGTAGAAGGAACCATGTCTAGGGGTGGGTTCGAGCAGGGTGAAGAAGTTAACCCCCAAGCTCTCGGAACCCGCAAAAGCCTTGCTACAAATAACAATCTTCCTGTGGGGCTGGCCGCATCCGTTGCTGCTTGTAACGAGCTGTTTAGTGTTTGTTCATCTTTAAAGCGTTTAATAGATAAAAAGTTTTCAAAGCTAATTCTTGAggtatttcaaaaacaaaattttccagaagaaaGGGTTGTTTTAGACCAAAAAATAGCAGACACCCGGGCACTAATTGAAAAGGTGGAAAGCGCGttaaagggggaaggaagagggtga